The Cytophagales bacterium DNA window TTTACATAATATTATATCTTTGTGTTTCTTTGAGTCTTCGTGTCTTTGTGGCATTCTTTCATAATGTTAAAACCACCACGTTCTTCTAATATTAAAACCCAGGGCAAAAAAGCCTTCTGTATAGTCAAATAAATTCTTCGTATAAATATGCTGCTCAAGAATACGATTGCTTGAAGTCATAAAAAACTGGAATACGTGACCGGCAGTGCCAAATTCAACCCCTAATGATAAAGGATTGATTGTCCCATCTGTCCGGTTATTAAATATGAAGGCGTATTCAATAACAACAGCAGAGTTGCGGGAAAATTTATACCTACCGCCAACAGGTAAGGCAAAGGTCAGGTTCTCCCTGCCGGGTGCTGCTAAATTTTGGTAGATCATCACCGGGGATACCTGGAAAGACAGCTTTTCACTAAATTTTCTTGCAATGATTATTTGCGTGTTGTAGCTTACCCTATGAGCTAATTTATTTTTAAATGCAGTAGTACTGTCGTTGAAAAAGGCATTATCAGGAATTGTCCGGAAGGCATCACTATTAATAGCCGTATTGTGGTAAATGGCAACTGATAAGGGCATCTCATTTTTCTCTGTTTGTCTTAACCATAAATACTTGACTTGAAAATCCCACACTTTATCAAACTTTGTCCTGCCAATTGCTATGTAAAGCCTTTCTTTGATGAATGGATATGCAAGGGAGAACCGTATATTGGCAGGAAGGTCAAGTCCTAAAAACTCCTTTATGATGTCCTCATTAAAACCAATTCCACCAAACCTGTGCTGAATTCTAAACTCAAGGCCGCTGGGAATTTCTGTTGTTTGATTATTAATAAGCTGCTTATCAGTAAAGGTATTTGTTATGTAACTTTTTTTCTGTACCTCCTGGGCATAGGCCCCGAATACCTGGATCAAAACCAGTGCGCTGCAAAAAAACAGATGCTTTATCCACCTATTTTGTAAGTATTGCGGTTGTATCATTTTTAATAAATTTTTCAGGGTTTCTCTTAAAAACCTCCCTACATTCATAAGTTCCAAATAAATATTTCTTTTCCTTGCCATTATATTTATATGAGAAAGCCTCAGATGCTAATGGTATCTCCCTGTCACACACCGGGCAAATAAACTTATCATTCACTCTTTGGTTTTGTACTAAATTAATGCTTGTCAGACTGCAACTGCTTAAACTGAATATCATCCAGCAAAAAGACATTATCATAAATAAGTTAACTGGTAAGAGGTATGTCACCTTTAATTGTCTCAACATAAATTCTGAATTCTCCCCAAATGGCTCGGGACAGGCGGGGCAAGTTGTTGAGTTACCTTCTTTGTCTTTCATTTTTACTGTTCTTTATTTGTTGCTGCCAAGAGTTCGGATGTAACTAACCAATTGCCAGCGTTCTTCTTTTGTCAATATTTTTTCATAAGATGCCATAGGAGAATCTCCTGTGGTGATCTTCCAGAACAGAGCGCCATCACTTTGCTGTTGAACTTTATCACTGGTATGGTCTTTTGGTTTAGGATTTAGGCTGGCGCCTGCTGGTCCATCCCCTTTCCCTGATTTTCCATGACAGGTCCAGCACATTTTGTTATATACCTTTTTGCCTTTTTCTACCACTTCTACATCATTTGCAAAAGGATTAGTCAAGGTATCTGTCCAGGCAGGGGCTTTCCACTCATCCTTTCCTATGCTATCCTTACCTATGGCATGGTATGGCTCCGGAGAAATATTGTCCGGATGTGTGATCGTCTGATTAAATGAGCTGCCTTTGGCTGTCTTGGAAAGGCAGGATAAAGAGATTGAAATAAAGAGAACCAATGAAATTATTACAAACAAAATCGTAATGGTGTTTTCGAATACAACAAGGCTGCTTTTTCTTTTCATCATAAAAACTTTTATAATTAGTTATTTAAGTCAAGGCAAAGGTATTTCAGCCAATATTTTCCAACAATGACATCGGTTAGTTGCAAATTTGTTTTTGGGGAGGTTTGATTATGAGATTAATCTGATTATAAACTGATACAGACGAGGTTTTTGAGAGTATGATAATTAAAGAATAAAATGTGTTAATTTGGTAATTGGGTTTATCCCAGTACTCAAGATCAAATTATCTTTAATAGACGTAGCCTCACACAGTTACATTAGCTTCCTTTTTTAACTTTTCCAGGCAAGAAATAGTTATTTTGTTTTTTCTTTCCTCAAAGTCAATTATTTTATCCCTTTTAAACTCATGAAACAGCCGGGTGACCAATTCGGCAGAGGTATCCACTATACTGGCTATCTCCAATCTTCTCAATTCTACATTAATAACTCCAGTTTCATCCATCCCAAAAGTTTCATACATTGTAAGTAAAGCATCTGCCACTTTCTCTCTTACATTCATCTGTGCCATTTTCTTTAAATGGATTTCATTTTTTTGCAACTTTTTCAAATAGTACTTTAGCAATTGAAAGGAGAAATCAGGATTAGACTTTAACACTTTTAAGAAAACATCTTTCTCAATAAAGCATATAACTGAATCTTCAATTGTTGTAGCCGAAAGATGATAAACCGTTTTATTTACATTTTCCGTATCCTCATAACCAAGAAGCTCCCCCGGTTTCAAAAAATAAATGATCTGCCTCTTATAATTTATTCCCTCAATAAAAATTTTAACCTTACCTGAAAAGACACAATAAATTCCAACAAATAAACTTCCTTCATGAATAATTTGTTGACCTTTTTTATAGATAAGAGTGCTTTTAAACTGATTAACCAAATGCTGTTCATCTGTTGAACAATATTTCTTTATAAAGCATTGTTTAAGAGAACAGTCCTTGCATTTGATGTTTAGTTGGTACATATTCATTGTAGTATTTTGTTTATTGAAAATATGAATCTGATTTAGTTGTTATGATATTACATTTTCAGCCACTTGGCTTAACTTGTACACAGGGCATACTATTCTTAATAGTTGCCTGTACAACGAGAATATGTAAAATATGTCTAACAGGCATAATTATCAGCAGCAAAAGAACTGTGAATGAAAAGGTTATAAAATGATTGAACTCACATCATTTAATGTTTTTTCGCAGGGAATCAACTACGTTTTCGCAAGTTTGGAGATGATTTGCAATAAAGGTAGGGATAACATTTTTCGTCACTAAGGAGCAACCCCCTTAAAATGACCTGCAGCAGTTTAAGGTATGATTTTTTTATAACAACAAAAGTTGATAAAATGCTTAAATTTGTATAAATCTATGAATTGTTAATCCATATTTTCTTATAAAACTATGGATTGGGAATAGATTGAATTGAGGCAAAATGATACTTAAAAGATTGAAGAGTATAATGGGAAACTATCTGCACTTCAATTCAAAATAATAGACTTATTTTACAATTTCGAATTCTGATTTAGAGATAGCCGGCAAATTTAGAGTTGATCCAAACTCCGATAAAATGTGTAATAATGATTACAATTATGGCAATAAACCAGTGTTCTGAAACGGCTTTCCACCGCTTGATTTTTGGACCTTTACCAATAAAATAACTTAAAACTCCTAATAGCAAAAACCCCCATATCACACTGATAATTATTGCTGTTTTGGAATGAAATACCAGGATAGGCAATATAAAGGTTAAAGCGGTAGCTAATTTTGATACGAAAGCAGAAAAAGTGGCTTCCCAGATCTCCTTTGCTGTATGGGAGCCCTCAGATTCTTCAGCTATATGAATACCCAATGCATCTGAAAAGGAATCTGCTACTGCAATTGTTAATATACCTACAAGAACAATATATTTTGAATGAGTCCCGGCTTCCAGTCCTACAATTACTCCCAATGTGGTGATTATTCCTGATGTTAGCCCAAAGCTGAGCCCTGTTTTTAAGGAATGCTTCATTACAAGAACAAAAAAGAGTTAATTAATTTAACTGAAAAATGATCTTCGTCATTTTTCTTTTTTTCAGTTTTCTATATCTTTGTATCTTAACATTTTTACCCCGTGGGATTTCTTCTATCCAACAGGGTATGTTGAAATTTCCAGATGAATATTGAAACTTTATTATTATTTCTAATTCTGATAATCGCCTTTTTATATGCCTTGGTCGGGCATGGCGGAGCCAGCGGGTACCTTGCTTTGATGGCTGTATTTGGCTTTGAGCCGCAACTGTTAAGGTCGTCTGCATTGATGCTCAACGTGATTGTTGCAGGCATTGCATTTTATCAATATTATAGGAAAGGATTTTTTAAATGGAGATTATTTCTCCCATTTGCCGTGATATCGGTTCCTATGGCATTTCTGGGAGCCGGAATAAGTATTGATCCATCTGTATATAAAAAAATATTAGGCATTTGCCTGATCTTTGCCATTTTGCGGATGCTGGGAGCATTTGGTAAAGAGCGTCAGAATATTAAAGAATTGCCCGTTTATGCAGGCTTGGTAATAGGAGCTGTACTTGGTTTGGTATCCGGAATGATCGGTATAGGAGGCGGGATCATTTTAAGTCCGGTGATACTGTTATTTCACTGGGCAAAGATGAAAGAAACGGCTGCCGTATCGGCATTATTTATTTTTGTTAATTCTATCGCAGGGTTAGCAGGCCTGTGGTCATCAGGCAACATTACGCCATCTTCTCAAATTTATTTATGGGTTATTGCAGCAGTTGTAGGAGGCGTATTGGGTGGCTATGTTGGAACTTCAAGATTGACCAACAAGAAATTAAAACGTGTGCTTGCCTTTGTATTAACCCTTGCAAGCTTTAAGCTATTAGCGTTATGATAAATGTTAAAAAAGCACAAGAGCTGATATTAAAACATGCGCATAGCGCACAGCGCATAGAGCAGGGCGCAGAGAGCTGTGCGCTAAAAAATGCAAGCGGGAGAATACTGGCTGAAGATATTCGGGCGCCCATTTCTCATCCTTTGTTTGACCAGTCTGCTGTAGATGGTTATGCGATTCGTTATAAAGATATTCTTCATGTAGAGACGGGGTATGTAGAGACGAGGTATGTAGAGACGTTGCATGCAACGTCTCTACATACCTCGTCTCTACAAGTGATCGGAGAAATTAAAGCCGGTGATCATCCGGGTATCAGACTAAAAAATGGCGAAACAGTAAGAATTTTTACCGGTGCTCCGCTGCCTCCTGGTACAGATACGGTAGTGATGCAGGAATTTGTGGAGCCAGTAAGTGATGATGTCATCGCTATGAGTAATGACATTGTTTATACGAAAGGAGCTAATATCAGAAAGAAAGGGGAGCAGATCCGTAAAGGTGCGTTGGCATTGTCAAAAGGAACAACATTAAATCCTGCCGGCATAGGATTCCTGGCATCGTTAGGTATTGGTTCAGTAAAAGTTGCCTGTTTGCCTAAAGTAGGAATTGTTGTCACAGGAAATGAATTTACCTTGCCTCAAAACTCCCTTTTATCTCATCCTCAGCCCTTTCACA harbors:
- a CDS encoding cytochrome c — its product is MKRKSSLVVFENTITILFVIISLVLFISISLSCLSKTAKGSSFNQTITHPDNISPEPYHAIGKDSIGKDEWKAPAWTDTLTNPFANDVEVVEKGKKVYNKMCWTCHGKSGKGDGPAGASLNPKPKDHTSDKVQQQSDGALFWKITTGDSPMASYEKILTKEERWQLVSYIRTLGSNK
- a CDS encoding sulfite exporter TauE/SafE family protein → MNIETLLLFLILIIAFLYALVGHGGASGYLALMAVFGFEPQLLRSSALMLNVIVAGIAFYQYYRKGFFKWRLFLPFAVISVPMAFLGAGISIDPSVYKKILGICLIFAILRMLGAFGKERQNIKELPVYAGLVIGAVLGLVSGMIGIGGGIILSPVILLFHWAKMKETAAVSALFIFVNSIAGLAGLWSSGNITPSSQIYLWVIAAVVGGVLGGYVGTSRLTNKKLKRVLAFVLTLASFKLLAL
- a CDS encoding Crp/Fnr family transcriptional regulator codes for the protein MNMYQLNIKCKDCSLKQCFIKKYCSTDEQHLVNQFKSTLIYKKGQQIIHEGSLFVGIYCVFSGKVKIFIEGINYKRQIIYFLKPGELLGYEDTENVNKTVYHLSATTIEDSVICFIEKDVFLKVLKSNPDFSFQLLKYYLKKLQKNEIHLKKMAQMNVREKVADALLTMYETFGMDETGVINVELRRLEIASIVDTSAELVTRLFHEFKRDKIIDFEERKNKITISCLEKLKKEANVTV
- a CDS encoding molybdopterin molybdotransferase MoeA, with amino-acid sequence MINVKKAQELILKHAHSAQRIEQGAESCALKNASGRILAEDIRAPISHPLFDQSAVDGYAIRYKDILHVETGYVETRYVETLHATSLHTSSLQVIGEIKAGDHPGIRLKNGETVRIFTGAPLPPGTDTVVMQEFVEPVSDDVIAMSNDIVYTKGANIRKKGEQIRKGALALSKGTTLNPAGIGFLASLGIGSVKVACLPKVGIVVTGNEFTLPQNSLLSHPQPFHTNGERRKARMKDPRGEVEAGKIYESNGIMLQSLLQQVGIKSEYERCEDDPAKLKALLQKESDLNDIIIITGGVSVGKYDFTKTALEDIGFEIVFHKVSQKPGKPILFAKKGKKTAFGLPGNPRAVFVCFYEYVFPFIRAIMGSRDPFLPTIQLPLSEDYEKKSERAHFLAAQFNENGIRILDGQGSHMLQSFSEANAVIELPGNKEHFLKGEKVRVYLLPK